CTTGAGTGTTCCCCGGATCGCCAGGAGACCATGAGTCTTGATACCATGGAAACAATTGTGGATTTGGCTCATGAAATCAAACCAACGGTTGTGGATATCACCGGAGGTGCTCCCGAGCTCAATCCGCATCTTCAGCATTTCGTGATGCAACTGACTGCCGCCGGTTTCGCTGTCCAGGTGCGCACCAATCTGTCCGCCATGGAAGCAGCGGAAAAGATGGATTATCCGGTTTTTTTTGCGGATAACAAGGTGGCTCTCGTTGCTTCGCTGCCGTGTTATCTTGAACAGAATGTGGACAAAATGCGGGGGGAACAGTGCTATGCAAGCAGCATCAGGGTGTTGAAACGGCTGAATGCTTTGGGGTACGGTAGCCGGGACGCATTGACTCTCGATCTTGTCTTCAATCCGGGCGGACCGGTTCTGCCTCCGGATCAGCGCTGTCTCGAGCAGGATTACAAGCGGGAAATGCAGGCCAGGCATGGTATTGTCTTCAATCGGCTGTTGACTATCACCAACCTGCCTATCGGTCGCTTCATGCAGGATTTGGAGGCCCAGGGGCGGGGTGAAGAGTATTTGGATATGCTGTCCTCCTCCTTTAATCCGGCAACCGT
The nucleotide sequence above comes from Pseudodesulfovibrio sp. S3. Encoded proteins:
- the arsS gene encoding arsenosugar biosynthesis radical SAM (seleno)protein ArsS (Some members of this family are selenoproteins.), which translates into the protein MNGFEKKIGGVLHAGDLGVLQVNVGLKCNQSCTHCHLECSPDRQETMSLDTMETIVDLAHEIKPTVVDITGGAPELNPHLQHFVMQLTAAGFAVQVRTNLSAMEAAEKMDYPVFFADNKVALVASLPCYLEQNVDKMRGEQCYASSIRVLKRLNALGYGSRDALTLDLVFNPGGPVLPPDQRCLEQDYKREMQARHGIVFNRLLTITNLPIGRFMQDLEAQGRGEEYLDMLSSSFNPATVSGLMCRHQVNIGWDGRLYDCDFNQALGLPAQPGTSSTVNDFDQAAMVNRVIATGLHCLGCTAGAGSSCGGAIES